Proteins from a genomic interval of Phycisphaeraceae bacterium:
- a CDS encoding Hpt domain-containing protein — MAIEFDEAELLDRIDGDIAFLAETVGMLATDGRALMEDVFRAAVAGDGAALGRSAHALKGMISNFCAPKTQGLAFELERMGKSGDLGAAPEIVRRLQERLAALTGELGEFVKARS; from the coding sequence ATGGCAATCGAGTTTGATGAGGCGGAACTTCTGGATCGGATCGACGGCGACATCGCGTTTCTGGCCGAGACGGTCGGGATGCTCGCGACCGACGGGCGGGCACTCATGGAGGACGTTTTCCGTGCCGCCGTCGCGGGGGACGGCGCGGCGCTCGGCCGGTCGGCGCACGCCCTCAAGGGCATGATCTCGAACTTCTGCGCGCCGAAGACGCAGGGGCTGGCGTTCGAGCTCGAGCGGATGGGCAAGAGCGGCGATCTCGGCGCGGCTCCGGAGATCGTGCGGCGGCTGCAGGAGCGGCTTGCAGCGCTCACCGGGGAGCTGGGCGAGTTCGTCAAGGCGAGGTCGTAG
- a CDS encoding paraquat-inducible protein A, whose product MRTAQPTLPLRTCHSCGLLQRIPICAHGYEARCSRCRSRVRSDSRVRSLAWPAAFSLAALILFPVAMALPVLVLHKLGHARETTIWQGVVELLSDGHIAVGLIVLVCSVIIPPGKLIAMLLLCGRDRFLERRHQAVTYRIVDWLGRWGMIDVLLVAILVAAVKLGSWVDVTPGPGIVAFAGVVILSMLASAAFDPAAIWEDQSE is encoded by the coding sequence ATGCGCACCGCCCAGCCCACACTCCCGCTCCGCACCTGCCATTCGTGCGGGCTCCTCCAACGCATCCCCATCTGCGCCCACGGCTACGAGGCCCGCTGCTCCCGCTGCCGGTCCAGGGTCCGCTCGGACTCCCGCGTCCGCTCCCTCGCATGGCCCGCGGCGTTCTCGCTCGCGGCGCTCATCCTCTTCCCCGTCGCCATGGCCCTCCCCGTCCTCGTCCTCCACAAGCTCGGGCACGCGCGGGAGACCACCATCTGGCAGGGCGTCGTCGAACTGCTCTCCGACGGCCACATCGCCGTCGGCCTCATCGTCCTCGTCTGCTCCGTCATCATCCCGCCCGGTAAACTCATCGCCATGCTCCTGCTCTGCGGGCGGGACCGCTTCCTCGAACGCCGCCACCAGGCCGTCACCTACCGCATCGTCGACTGGCTCGGCCGCTGGGGCATGATCGACGTCCTGCTTGTCGCCATCCTCGTCGCCGCCGTCAAGCTCGGCTCCTGGGTCGACGTCACCCCCGGCCCCGGCATCGTCGCCTTCGCCGGTGTCGTGATCCTCAGCATGCTCGCCTCCGCCGCCTTCGATCCCGCGGCGATCTGGGAGGACCAGTCCGAATGA
- a CDS encoding SpoIIE family protein phosphatase, with product MRILIAEDERITRASLVRQLESWGHTVAAAEDGEQAWERFSADDREDVVDVVITDWEMPRLSGLELIRRIRARAGARFVYIIMLTGRTDKADVVSGIEAGADDFVAKPFDRDELRVRLLAGERMVRLERTLSLQNDQLRQAGERMRYDLEAASRVQRAMLPRDDVTTPAVRTAWRYVPTDALAGDAVGLHLVADRYLVAYVADVSGHGVPAALLSVTAMHALVPVPEETSLLRDLSGQGPFGTVRCPGLVATEMNRRFRAGDSDGRYLTMILCMLDTYTGRLRYTSAGHPPPVVLRAGSAIPIPDAGGVPIAILDDERYDDAGVDLRPGDRICLFSDGLLEQDGPQRGQFGNARLISLLASLRGCEPHEAVDRVVAGLAEWAGGPAFTDDVSIVAIDWMGPPS from the coding sequence GTGCGCATCCTGATCGCCGAGGACGAGCGCATCACGCGGGCCTCGCTGGTTCGCCAACTCGAGAGTTGGGGCCACACCGTCGCGGCTGCTGAGGACGGCGAGCAGGCGTGGGAGCGATTCTCTGCGGACGACCGGGAGGATGTGGTCGATGTTGTGATCACCGACTGGGAGATGCCGCGGCTCTCCGGCCTCGAACTGATCCGGCGCATCAGGGCTCGAGCCGGGGCGAGGTTCGTTTACATCATCATGCTTACCGGCCGCACCGACAAGGCCGACGTGGTGAGCGGCATCGAGGCTGGCGCCGACGACTTTGTCGCCAAGCCTTTCGACCGGGATGAGCTCCGCGTCCGGCTGCTTGCCGGTGAGCGGATGGTCCGCCTGGAGCGCACGCTCAGCCTCCAGAATGATCAGCTCCGGCAGGCCGGTGAGCGCATGAGGTATGACCTGGAGGCCGCCTCGAGGGTGCAGCGAGCGATGCTCCCGCGGGATGACGTCACGACCCCGGCAGTCCGCACCGCGTGGCGGTACGTTCCCACCGATGCACTCGCCGGCGATGCGGTGGGCCTGCACCTTGTTGCTGACCGCTACCTTGTCGCCTACGTTGCGGACGTCAGCGGTCACGGCGTCCCGGCCGCGCTGCTGTCGGTGACCGCCATGCACGCGCTGGTGCCGGTACCCGAAGAGACATCTCTCCTGCGGGACCTGTCCGGGCAGGGTCCCTTCGGCACGGTGCGATGCCCCGGCCTGGTGGCGACGGAGATGAACCGCCGGTTCCGTGCCGGTGATAGCGACGGCCGCTACCTGACGATGATCCTGTGCATGCTGGACACGTACACCGGACGGCTGCGGTACACCAGCGCCGGTCATCCGCCTCCGGTCGTGCTGCGGGCGGGGTCTGCTATCCCGATCCCCGACGCCGGCGGTGTTCCCATCGCGATCCTTGATGACGAGCGGTATGACGATGCCGGTGTGGACCTTCGCCCGGGGGATCGCATCTGCCTGTTTTCTGACGGGCTGCTGGAGCAGGACGGCCCGCAGCGAGGGCAGTTCGGGAACGCCCGGCTCATCTCCCTCCTTGCTTCGCTCCGCGGCTGCGAGCCGCACGAGGCCGTTGACCGAGTGGTGGCGGGCCTCGCCGAGTGGGCGGGTGGACCGGCGTTCACCGATGATGTGTCGATCGTCGCGATCGACTGGATGGGACCACCGTCGTGA
- a CDS encoding MCE family protein — protein sequence MPTAKVTRRRPISPAWLIPLAALILAAILAFQSWSQRGPRLTLQFEQGHGISANDPVVYRGVRVGRVAEVSIDPAHNRISVDIELSRDASELAWGGRFWIVRPELSLTRIAGLETLIGPRYVAADLPADSNPTVTTVESPPVVRPTLSGPGLSLLLRAPALGSIRGGSPITYREVPVGTVVSIALSDDARTIEIIGRIQPEYAHLVRANTRFWNASGIALDVGLMGGLKLKAESLATVLAGGIAFATPNNPGPVVKSGHAFDVERDPVDDAAKWSPNLAIPSVIPPPEPARP from the coding sequence GTGCCCACCGCCAAGGTCACCCGCCGCCGCCCCATCTCACCGGCGTGGCTCATCCCCCTCGCCGCGCTCATCCTCGCCGCCATCCTCGCGTTCCAGTCCTGGTCCCAGCGCGGCCCTCGCCTCACACTCCAGTTCGAGCAGGGCCACGGCATCTCCGCCAACGACCCCGTCGTCTACCGCGGCGTCCGCGTCGGCCGCGTCGCCGAGGTCTCGATCGATCCCGCCCACAACCGCATCAGCGTCGACATCGAACTCAGCCGCGACGCCTCCGAACTCGCCTGGGGCGGCCGCTTCTGGATCGTCCGTCCCGAACTCTCCCTCACCCGCATCGCCGGCCTCGAGACACTCATCGGCCCCCGCTACGTCGCCGCCGACCTCCCCGCCGATTCGAACCCGACGGTCACCACCGTCGAATCCCCCCCCGTCGTCCGCCCCACCCTCTCCGGGCCGGGCCTCTCCCTGCTCCTCCGCGCCCCCGCCCTCGGCTCCATCCGCGGCGGGTCGCCCATCACCTACCGCGAGGTCCCCGTCGGTACCGTCGTCTCCATCGCCCTCTCCGACGACGCCCGCACCATCGAGATCATCGGCCGCATCCAGCCCGAGTACGCCCACCTCGTCCGCGCCAACACGCGATTCTGGAACGCCTCCGGCATCGCCCTCGACGTCGGCCTCATGGGCGGCCTCAAACTCAAAGCCGAGTCCCTCGCCACCGTCCTCGCCGGCGGCATCGCCTTCGCAACCCCCAACAACCCGGGCCCCGTCGTCAAGTCCGGCCACGCCTTCGACGTCGAACGCGACCCCGTCGACGACGCCGCCAAGTGGTCTCCCAACCTCGCGATCCCCAGCGTCATCCCGCCGCCCGAACCCGCCCGGCCCTAG
- a CDS encoding response regulator, whose translation MSISRRLVILVVVPLLATLALAVLAFRKTEALELRTRELAQTQIESLATIERFSSIFSVHRLQLRRCVTSNDSAACAECRADLSANASDLESLFTRYAQDLVSNEEDAQIFARVHDLSDQWISGAHAVLAEYDAGRRSEAVLRYEDEVVPLAERLAAMTKQWADVNVRVGRDLGAEVLAAFRRARVVAISAGAAALLLTGIIGVAVVRSITRPLARLSGALGTLAKGDFEAPVPFTSSGDEIGGLARGIDVLRVGAAEAERQRWVKAGVARVAGSVQSAETLEGFGQRLLSELTPLLGGGVSALHIVDAQTGVLRRVAGFGLARSGPAELGLGEGLAGQCVVERAAVTLSGLPPEYLHVESGLGGAPPTHASAFPLLVQQTPLGVLEFASFQAPTEAHRALLDELLPVVALSLDVLQRGLRTGELLDATRRQADELRASEEQFRTLLEAVPDALIITDEEGRIILVNRQAEQLLGYSRDEMLGRAVEMLVPERVRAAHPAMRRSYHESAGVRPMGSGMELAAVRKDGSEFPVEISLSPLRIPGRAGLCVCSSMRDITERRKAEIEIREAKAKAEAATAAKSAFLANMSHEIRTPMNGIMGMTDLALDTDLTPEQRDCLTTVKSSADALLNLINDILDFSKIEAGRIELDPGDFLLRDALSDTLNPLALRASSKGVELAYDVPSDVPDAVIGDVYRLRQIIVNLVGNAIKFTDQGEVVVGVRVVERSGDDVTLEFAVRDTGIGIAPDAAARLFKPFEQAESSTTRKYGGTGLGLAISRQLAELMGGSIRFDSTPGVGSTFTFTARFKIGVDRPSTTHEDAARLFKGKTALIVDDNETNRRIVSAMLGQWGLRSVATDSGASALAAIDRLGNAGQPVSLIITDLHMPEMDGFGLAKAVRSRSAGGDLPILLLTSSASPGDNARCAELGIAVRLLKPVKQSLLLDNLMRILSGATRLDSEQARPAAAQHGDVPPLRILLAEDNAVNQKFAVRLLTRAGHSIVLAETGRRAVEQWGENPFDLILMDLQMPEMDGLDATREIRAREAGAGGRIPIIAMTANAMKGDREMCIDAGMDGYVAKPVKKESLFAEIARVMKGAADGNRV comes from the coding sequence ATGAGTATTTCGCGACGGCTTGTCATTCTCGTGGTTGTCCCGCTTCTGGCGACGCTGGCGCTGGCGGTGCTCGCGTTCCGCAAGACCGAGGCCCTGGAGCTGCGGACGCGTGAACTGGCCCAGACCCAGATCGAGAGTCTTGCCACCATCGAGCGGTTCTCATCCATCTTCAGCGTCCACCGCCTCCAGCTCCGTCGTTGCGTTACCTCCAATGACTCCGCCGCCTGCGCCGAGTGCCGGGCCGATCTCAGTGCGAACGCGTCGGATCTCGAGTCGCTCTTCACGCGGTACGCGCAGGATCTTGTCAGCAACGAAGAGGACGCGCAGATCTTCGCTCGTGTCCACGATCTCAGCGACCAATGGATCTCGGGCGCTCACGCGGTGCTTGCGGAGTACGACGCCGGTCGTCGCAGCGAGGCCGTCCTTCGGTACGAGGACGAGGTCGTCCCACTGGCCGAGCGGCTCGCCGCGATGACGAAGCAGTGGGCGGATGTGAACGTTCGCGTCGGGCGAGACCTGGGGGCCGAGGTGCTGGCCGCGTTTCGGCGAGCCCGCGTGGTCGCTATTTCCGCGGGCGCGGCGGCGCTGCTGCTGACGGGGATCATCGGTGTTGCGGTGGTCCGCAGCATTACGCGCCCGCTCGCGCGACTCAGCGGGGCCCTGGGAACGCTGGCCAAGGGAGATTTTGAGGCGCCGGTCCCGTTCACATCATCCGGCGACGAGATCGGCGGCTTGGCGAGGGGGATCGACGTGCTCCGTGTGGGCGCGGCCGAGGCGGAGCGGCAGCGATGGGTCAAGGCGGGCGTCGCGCGGGTCGCCGGCTCGGTGCAGTCCGCCGAGACGCTGGAGGGGTTCGGTCAACGCCTGCTCTCCGAGCTGACGCCGCTGCTCGGCGGCGGCGTGTCGGCGTTGCACATCGTCGACGCGCAGACGGGGGTCCTCCGTCGCGTCGCCGGCTTTGGCCTGGCCCGGTCGGGCCCGGCGGAGCTGGGACTTGGCGAGGGCCTCGCCGGTCAGTGCGTGGTTGAGCGAGCCGCCGTGACGCTGTCGGGGCTCCCGCCGGAGTACCTCCATGTGGAATCCGGACTCGGCGGCGCACCGCCGACGCACGCCTCCGCCTTCCCGCTCCTGGTGCAGCAGACGCCGCTTGGTGTGCTCGAGTTCGCCTCGTTCCAGGCTCCGACCGAGGCCCACCGGGCGCTCCTCGACGAGTTGCTGCCGGTTGTCGCCCTCAGCCTAGACGTGCTCCAGCGGGGCCTGCGGACGGGGGAGCTGCTCGATGCCACGCGGCGACAGGCCGATGAGCTCCGCGCCAGCGAGGAGCAGTTCCGCACGCTCCTCGAGGCGGTTCCCGATGCGCTGATCATCACCGACGAGGAGGGGCGCATCATCCTCGTCAACAGGCAGGCCGAGCAACTCCTTGGCTACTCCCGCGACGAGATGCTCGGCCGGGCTGTGGAGATGCTGGTCCCGGAGCGGGTCCGCGCCGCTCACCCGGCCATGCGTCGCAGCTACCACGAGTCGGCGGGCGTCCGACCGATGGGCTCCGGCATGGAGCTCGCCGCGGTCCGCAAGGACGGCTCCGAGTTTCCCGTCGAGATCAGTCTCAGTCCGCTGCGCATCCCCGGTCGGGCCGGCCTGTGCGTCTGCAGCTCGATGCGGGACATCACGGAGCGCCGGAAGGCTGAGATCGAGATCCGCGAGGCGAAGGCGAAAGCGGAGGCGGCCACCGCCGCCAAGAGCGCGTTTCTCGCCAATATGAGCCATGAGATCCGTACCCCGATGAACGGCATCATGGGGATGACGGATCTTGCGCTGGACACGGATCTGACCCCGGAGCAGCGAGACTGCCTCACGACGGTCAAGTCGTCCGCGGATGCGCTGCTCAACCTCATCAACGACATCCTCGATTTTTCCAAGATCGAGGCCGGACGCATCGAGCTCGACCCGGGCGATTTCCTGCTGCGCGATGCCCTGAGCGACACCCTGAATCCGCTGGCGCTGCGCGCCAGCAGCAAGGGCGTCGAGCTCGCCTACGACGTGCCGAGCGATGTCCCCGATGCCGTGATCGGCGACGTCTACCGCCTCCGGCAGATCATCGTGAACCTCGTTGGCAACGCTATCAAGTTCACTGACCAGGGCGAGGTCGTGGTCGGCGTGCGGGTGGTCGAGCGGTCGGGCGATGACGTCACGCTCGAGTTTGCGGTCCGGGACACCGGGATCGGTATCGCCCCCGACGCGGCCGCCCGGCTGTTCAAGCCGTTCGAGCAGGCCGAGTCATCAACGACCCGAAAGTACGGCGGCACCGGCCTGGGCCTGGCGATCTCCCGCCAGCTTGCCGAGCTCATGGGGGGGTCTATCCGGTTCGACAGCACGCCGGGAGTCGGGAGCACGTTCACGTTCACCGCCCGGTTCAAGATCGGTGTGGACCGCCCTTCCACAACGCACGAGGACGCCGCGCGTCTGTTCAAAGGCAAGACGGCGTTGATCGTGGACGACAACGAGACCAACCGCCGCATCGTCTCCGCGATGCTGGGCCAGTGGGGGTTGCGATCGGTCGCGACAGACTCGGGCGCCTCGGCGCTCGCGGCGATCGACCGCCTGGGCAACGCCGGTCAGCCGGTGTCGCTGATCATCACAGATCTCCACATGCCCGAGATGGACGGCTTCGGTCTTGCGAAGGCTGTGAGGTCGCGATCCGCCGGCGGGGACCTTCCGATTCTGCTGCTTACCTCGTCGGCTTCTCCGGGCGACAACGCCCGCTGCGCGGAGCTGGGCATCGCGGTTCGCCTGCTCAAGCCGGTCAAGCAGTCGCTTCTGCTGGACAACCTGATGCGCATCCTCTCGGGAGCTACTCGGCTCGATTCCGAGCAGGCAAGGCCCGCCGCGGCGCAGCACGGCGACGTGCCTCCTCTTCGGATCCTGCTGGCGGAGGACAACGCGGTGAACCAGAAGTTCGCCGTGCGGTTGCTGACGAGGGCCGGTCACAGCATCGTGCTGGCGGAGACTGGCCGCCGGGCCGTCGAGCAATGGGGCGAGAACCCGTTCGATCTGATCCTGATGGACCTGCAGATGCCGGAGATGGACGGCCTTGATGCGACGCGGGAGATCCGCGCCCGCGAGGCGGGAGCCGGCGGGCGCATCCCGATCATCGCGATGACCGCGAACGCCATGAAGGGGGATCGCGAGATGTGCATCGATGCCGGCATGGATGGCTATGTCGCCAAGCCTGTCAAGAAGGAATCGCTCTTCGCCGAGATTGCCCGCGTCATGAAGGGAGCTGCAGATGGCAATCGAGTTTGA
- a CDS encoding enoyl-CoA hydratase/isomerase family protein, protein MTALATLDNHPTIPSASILSLNRPDLRNALSIELLAGLHSCIDTASSRKDLTVLVLTGAGKAFCAGMDLKQVLGDPHAPLQLLSSLADLTLKIRRLAMVVVAKVNGAAIGGGCGLACVCDFAVTHADSKMGFPEVDLGVCPAVVAPWLVRRIGAGRARRVLLGGGLLSGREAFELGIVTDVVDSREALDARTDELVARLSSGGPAALRATKALLNDLDGSMDEAAVRRGAELSASVLLLPEAQESLRRRLSP, encoded by the coding sequence ATGACCGCACTCGCGACCCTCGACAACCACCCCACTATTCCCTCCGCGTCGATCCTGTCGCTCAACCGACCCGACCTGCGCAACGCGTTGTCGATCGAACTCCTCGCCGGCCTTCACTCCTGCATCGATACTGCATCCTCTCGCAAGGACCTCACCGTCCTTGTGCTCACAGGTGCCGGCAAGGCGTTCTGCGCAGGCATGGATCTCAAGCAGGTCCTGGGTGATCCGCACGCCCCGCTGCAGTTGCTGTCGTCGCTCGCCGATCTGACGCTCAAAATCCGGCGTCTTGCGATGGTCGTGGTGGCCAAGGTGAACGGAGCCGCGATCGGCGGTGGGTGCGGCCTAGCGTGCGTCTGCGACTTTGCGGTGACCCACGCCGATTCGAAGATGGGGTTTCCCGAGGTTGATCTGGGTGTGTGTCCGGCGGTCGTAGCGCCGTGGCTCGTCCGTCGCATCGGCGCCGGGCGGGCGCGGCGGGTGCTGCTCGGCGGCGGCTTGCTCTCCGGGAGAGAGGCATTTGAGCTGGGGATCGTGACGGACGTGGTCGACAGCCGCGAAGCGCTCGATGCGCGAACCGACGAGCTTGTTGCACGCCTGTCGTCGGGAGGCCCCGCGGCGCTCCGGGCCACAAAGGCCCTGCTGAACGACCTGGACGGATCGATGGACGAGGCCGCGGTGCGGCGCGGGGCCGAGTTGTCGGCCTCGGTACTGCTGCTTCCAGAAGCTCAAGAGTCACTTCGTCGGAGGCTCTCTCCATAG
- a CDS encoding enoyl-CoA hydratase/isomerase family protein translates to MSTDLLQIERDESTSRDAGTLAGCVTIRVGMPGQPVVVLDHPLIQRLESTLNEVRRMGGVTGLVVASTSERVFIAGADLKSISGLTDDQLDKYLAYGQRVFGMICDLPFPTAAAINGAALGGGLELAMHCDALIGAPPPAKDGAPGKPYPIGLPEASLSICPGWGGTNLLPARIEPGEGIRRTAEGKPMMFDAAAAAGLFDAVSPSPDTLLATAKAWIGARRESPTGEPTRDGAPSRWIGRPKQKPAATAAMFQLEETLPPTQATRAVLGAVRAGLEHGWQGCLDCERRELIRLRSTPDGKAAIKAFFDKAIAPRT, encoded by the coding sequence ATGAGCACGGACCTGCTGCAGATCGAGCGTGATGAGTCCACTTCACGGGATGCGGGGACGCTGGCCGGCTGCGTCACGATTCGAGTCGGGATGCCGGGACAGCCCGTCGTGGTGCTCGATCACCCGCTCATCCAGCGGCTCGAATCGACGCTGAACGAAGTCCGACGGATGGGTGGAGTGACCGGGCTGGTAGTTGCCTCGACCAGCGAGCGAGTCTTTATCGCCGGCGCCGACCTCAAAAGCATCAGCGGGTTGACGGATGATCAACTCGACAAGTATCTGGCCTACGGGCAGCGCGTGTTCGGCATGATCTGTGACCTGCCCTTCCCGACCGCCGCGGCAATCAACGGGGCGGCGCTCGGGGGCGGGTTGGAGCTGGCGATGCACTGCGACGCCCTGATCGGGGCACCCCCGCCCGCAAAGGATGGCGCGCCGGGCAAGCCTTACCCGATCGGGCTGCCCGAGGCCAGTCTCTCGATCTGCCCGGGGTGGGGCGGAACAAACCTGCTCCCTGCGCGGATCGAGCCGGGCGAGGGGATCCGGCGGACCGCCGAGGGAAAGCCCATGATGTTTGACGCCGCGGCCGCCGCGGGTCTGTTTGACGCCGTGTCGCCAAGCCCCGACACACTCCTGGCGACCGCAAAGGCATGGATCGGGGCTCGGCGAGAGTCACCGACCGGGGAGCCCACCCGTGATGGCGCCCCGTCACGATGGATTGGACGACCCAAGCAAAAACCCGCGGCGACAGCCGCGATGTTCCAGCTGGAGGAAACCCTACCTCCAACTCAGGCAACACGGGCGGTGCTTGGGGCGGTGCGTGCCGGCTTGGAGCACGGGTGGCAGGGATGCCTGGACTGCGAGCGCCGGGAACTGATCCGGCTGAGATCGACGCCGGACGGCAAGGCTGCGATCAAGGCATTCTTTGACAAAGCCATCGCACCAAGAACTTAG
- a CDS encoding class II fumarate hydratase yields MTTPAHPATRTEKDTMGAMEVPGDVLYGASTQRAVLNFPISGRPVPDRIIKAYAILKAACAAINHRLGRLPQVKANAIIEACHEIKEGLPALGGLAKHFPIDIFQTGSGTSTNMNVNEVIANLVCVRHHKPIGSSKDAAWTAPGSPGVHPNDHVNMGQSSNDTFPTAMHIAASLQIAHELLPAVNIIAEQLETHARAWDTVVKIGRTHLQDATPIRLGQEFSGYASQMRHAEERLHRALHTLSELPLGGTAVGTGINAHEDFGAMVAAELMHQTAGSSGTSRSAVHFREAANHFEAQHAKDAIVETSAHLRTLAISLSKIANDIRWLGSGPRCGFGELILPAVQPGSSIMPGKVNPVICEAVIMVCCQVAGNDAAVSLGGWGGIGSLLDLNVAMPVMAANLLDSAHLLTRACLVFTDNLLRDLKPDENRCKELIEGSLAMCTSLVPVIGYDKAASLAKEAHKHGKTVRQHAYDTVVGQKDLAGNTIAREHIDQYLDPWSMTLPGGEGSAGG; encoded by the coding sequence ATGACCACCCCCGCCCACCCCGCCACCCGGACCGAGAAGGACACCATGGGCGCCATGGAAGTCCCCGGTGACGTTCTCTACGGCGCCTCCACCCAGCGCGCTGTCCTCAACTTCCCCATCTCCGGCCGCCCGGTCCCCGACCGCATCATCAAGGCCTACGCCATCCTCAAGGCCGCCTGCGCCGCCATCAACCACCGCCTCGGCCGCCTCCCCCAGGTCAAGGCCAACGCCATCATCGAGGCCTGCCACGAGATCAAGGAGGGCCTCCCCGCCCTCGGCGGCCTCGCCAAGCACTTCCCCATCGACATCTTCCAGACCGGCTCGGGCACCTCCACCAACATGAACGTCAACGAGGTCATCGCCAACCTCGTCTGCGTCCGCCACCATAAGCCCATCGGCAGTTCCAAAGACGCCGCGTGGACCGCCCCCGGCTCCCCCGGCGTCCACCCCAACGACCACGTCAACATGGGCCAGTCCTCCAACGACACCTTCCCCACCGCGATGCACATCGCCGCATCGCTCCAGATCGCCCACGAACTCCTCCCCGCCGTCAACATCATCGCCGAGCAGCTCGAGACCCACGCCCGCGCCTGGGACACCGTCGTCAAGATCGGCCGCACCCACCTGCAGGACGCCACCCCCATCCGCCTCGGCCAGGAGTTCTCCGGCTACGCCTCCCAGATGCGCCACGCCGAAGAGCGCCTCCACCGCGCCCTGCACACCCTCTCCGAACTCCCTCTTGGCGGCACCGCCGTCGGCACCGGCATCAACGCCCACGAGGATTTCGGCGCCATGGTCGCCGCCGAACTCATGCACCAGACCGCCGGCTCCTCCGGCACCTCCCGCTCCGCCGTCCACTTCCGCGAGGCCGCCAACCACTTCGAGGCCCAGCACGCCAAGGACGCCATCGTCGAGACCTCCGCCCACCTGCGCACCCTCGCCATCAGCCTCAGCAAGATCGCCAACGACATCCGCTGGCTCGGCTCCGGCCCCCGCTGCGGCTTCGGCGAACTCATCCTCCCCGCCGTCCAGCCCGGCTCCAGCATCATGCCCGGCAAGGTCAACCCCGTCATCTGCGAAGCCGTCATCATGGTCTGCTGCCAGGTCGCCGGCAACGACGCGGCGGTCTCCCTCGGCGGCTGGGGCGGCATCGGCTCCCTCCTCGACCTCAACGTCGCCATGCCCGTGATGGCCGCCAACCTCCTCGATTCCGCCCACCTCCTCACCCGCGCCTGCCTCGTCTTCACCGACAACCTGCTCCGCGACCTCAAGCCCGATGAGAACCGCTGCAAGGAACTCATCGAGGGCTCCCTCGCCATGTGCACCAGCCTCGTCCCCGTCATCGGCTACGACAAGGCCGCCTCGCTCGCCAAGGAAGCCCACAAGCACGGCAAGACCGTCCGCCAGCACGCCTACGACACCGTCGTCGGCCAGAAGGACCTCGCCGGCAACACCATCGCCCGCGAGCACATCGACCAATACCTCGACCCCTGGTCCATGACCCTCCCCGGCGGCGAGGGCAGCGCCGGCGGCTGA
- a CDS encoding HD domain-containing protein: MGTQERTNDDRADVPETRICFESRCVIGGPANPGGGPVVLLVDDQPIFGKSIGHLMAREADIEFYYCRSAADIPKMVEAHRPTVILQDLVMPDADGLDLIGAYREHEATRQTPLVVLSSDEEPRTKAEAFRRGANDYMVKPPERIELIARVRYHDRAYRLILRAEALHDAETQRLRAERQADALRSRNTLIFALAKLAESRDTDTGEHLERIAAYCRVLAEQLRVRFGLTDGWIRNLQLASSLHDIGKVGIPDAVLLKPGRLTPEERRIIERHPEIGAVALDAILAQDRPDDLLMMARNIAASHHERWDGAGYPRGLAGGDIPLEARIVSVADVYDALTTKRVYKPALGHGEAVGMISGGRGTQFDPEIVDALLACEAVFQHAAPLLHGEGPIDQRTGDVP; encoded by the coding sequence TTGGGCACCCAGGAGCGGACCAACGATGATCGTGCGGATGTTCCCGAGACACGAATCTGCTTCGAGAGTCGTTGCGTGATCGGGGGTCCCGCCAACCCGGGCGGCGGCCCGGTGGTTCTTCTCGTGGACGACCAGCCGATTTTCGGCAAGTCGATCGGCCACCTCATGGCGAGGGAGGCGGATATCGAGTTTTACTACTGCCGGAGTGCCGCCGACATCCCGAAGATGGTCGAGGCGCACCGCCCGACGGTGATTCTCCAGGACCTCGTCATGCCCGATGCCGATGGCCTTGACCTCATCGGGGCCTACCGCGAGCACGAGGCGACGCGGCAGACGCCTCTGGTTGTCCTCAGTTCCGACGAGGAGCCGCGCACCAAGGCGGAGGCGTTCCGGCGCGGCGCGAACGATTACATGGTCAAACCGCCGGAGCGGATCGAACTCATCGCGCGGGTCCGGTACCACGATCGGGCGTACCGCCTGATACTGCGGGCTGAGGCGCTCCACGACGCCGAGACCCAGCGGCTGCGCGCCGAGCGTCAGGCGGATGCGCTCCGCTCGCGGAACACGCTCATTTTCGCCCTGGCCAAGCTCGCGGAGAGCCGCGACACCGACACGGGCGAGCACCTCGAGCGCATCGCCGCGTACTGCCGGGTGCTCGCAGAGCAACTCCGTGTCCGCTTTGGCCTGACCGACGGGTGGATCCGCAATCTTCAACTTGCGTCGTCGCTGCACGACATCGGCAAGGTGGGTATCCCCGACGCCGTGCTGCTCAAGCCCGGGCGGCTCACGCCGGAGGAGCGGCGCATCATCGAGCGTCACCCGGAGATCGGCGCCGTGGCGCTGGACGCCATTCTCGCCCAGGACCGACCGGACGATCTCCTGATGATGGCCCGCAACATCGCGGCGTCGCATCACGAGCGATGGGATGGCGCCGGGTATCCGCGCGGCCTTGCCGGGGGTGACATTCCGCTGGAAGCGCGTATCGTCAGCGTGGCCGATGTCTACGACGCGCTGACCACGAAGCGTGTCTACAAGCCGGCGCTCGGGCACGGGGAGGCGGTCGGCATGATCAGCGGTGGGCGCGGCACGCAGTTTGATCCCGAGATCGTTGACGCGCTGCTCGCTTGTGAGGCGGTCTTTCAACACGCCGCGCCGCTTCTCCACGGGGAGGGACCGATCGATCAGCGGACCGGGGACGTGCCATGA